In a single window of the Metopolophium dirhodum isolate CAU chromosome 2, ASM1992520v1, whole genome shotgun sequence genome:
- the LOC132938805 gene encoding uncharacterized protein LOC132938805, translating into MRDSGNEQIKTEAISICDKVGIKSELKIKRTIKRKVMSGENSSGEDISADQFLTLEYYKVLDNMMAQMKWRFEKLSNIADDFQFLSAHSLSVTPVEKFKKYAADLAIKYNEDIDQEIINEIEFFKYQVKAILPDLNATALNILNAIKKYELDSTCPNLMTAYRLFLTMPVTVASGERSFSKLKLTKTYLRSTMSQNRLTNSAILSIEHEITKSIDFEDVIEDFASIKSRKIKF; encoded by the coding sequence ATGCGTGATAGTGGAAATGAACAAATTAAAACTGAAGCTATTAGTATTTGTGATAAAGTTGGAATAAAATctgaattaaaaatcaaaaggaCAATAAAAAGGAAAGTTATGAGTGGAGAAAATTCATCGGGTGAAGATATTTCTGCAGATCAATTTTTAACATTGGAATACTACAAAGTTCTTGATAATATGATGGCTCAAATGAAATGGAGGtttgaaaaattatcaaatattgctgATGATTTTCAATTCCTTTCTGCTCATTCACTATCTGTTACACcagttgaaaaatttaaaaaatatgcagcTGATTTAGCTATCAAATACAACGAAGATATTGACCAGGAAATAATTAACGAAatcgaattttttaaatatcaagtaAAAGCAATTTTACCAGACTTAAACGCAActgctttaaatattttaaacgcaattaaaaaatatgaacttgatTCAACTTGTCCAAACTTAATGACTGCATATAGATTGTTTCTTACCATGCCTGTTACCGTCGCTTCTGGGGAACGCTCTTTTAGTAAATTGAAACTAACTAAGACGTATTTACGGTCAACCATGTCGCAAAACAGATTAACCAATTCTGCAATATTATCAATTGAGCATGAAATAACAAAAAGCATTGATTTTGAAGACGTCATTGAAGATTTTGCTTCAATAAAGTCcagaaaaattaagttttaa